From Halorientalis litorea:
GCGGCGGGCGTCCCGGTGACGCGCTGCACGTCGCCGGTGAACTGCTCGATGACGCCCGCCACGTAGTCGGCGTAGGAGTCGGTCGACAGGCGGCCGACCCCCGCCCGGACGTAGTTTCGGTCGGAGCGCGCGCTGGCGACGATGAGGACGGTGACGGCGATGGCCATCGCGCCGACGAACGCCGCGACGGCGACCGCGACGCGGCCGCTGGCCCGTGCCCCGGTGAACCCGGCCGCGAGCGAGGCGAGACTGCCGGGGTCGAGGACGGCGTAGCCGACGAGGACCGTCCCGGCGAGTGCCGTAATCGTCAGCAGGTCGAAGACGCGCTCGACGGCCAACGAGGCGAATCCCGAGGGGTACGGAATCGACCGGCGTGCCTTCACGACGTAGGCGCGCACGGCGTCACCCGCCCGCGCCGGGAACACGAGGTTCCCGGTCTGACTGATGAACACCGCGCCCGTCAGGAAGCCGATTCGCTCGGTGTAGCCCAGTTCCGCGAGGATGTCGCGGTACCGCGCGCCACGGAGCGGCCACGAGAGTAGGTAGACGACTGCCGACGCGACGACCAACTCGGGGTGGGCGTTCCACGCCCCGCGCATCTCCGCGAGGACGGCCGTCGGGTCGAGATACACCGTCATCAACACGAGCGCGAGTAGCACGAGGCCGGTCCCGGCCGCGAGGTTCACCCGGCGGGTCAGCCGTGGCGACACGGCGACCTGCCACCACGTCCGGAGTATCTGGCTCCCCATCCCGAGTACGTCCCGCACGAGGTCGACCTTCGAGTCGCCCTTCGGTTCCCACTCGACGGGGAACTCCCGGACGCGGTAGCCCGCCCGCTGTGCCCGGACCAACACCTCCGTGTCCCAGAACCAGTGGTCGTCCTCGACGTCTTCGAGGACATCCAACAGTGCCGTCCGGTCGAACGCCTTGAATCCACACTGGTGGTCGAGC
This genomic window contains:
- a CDS encoding flippase-like domain-containing protein → MRRGVEVSVVLPAYNEADTIEDTVRITLETLAEFLPADAFEVIVAEDGCDDATPEIAARLAAEDERVRHVHSESRRGRGGALEYAFREAHGGTLVYFDTDLATDMRHLEELVESVRSGEYDFATGSRWVPGQEADRPAKRGIPSRGFNRLVRLFLRSDLLDHQCGFKAFDRTALLDVLEDVEDDHWFWDTEVLVRAQRAGYRVREFPVEWEPKGDSKVDLVRDVLGMGSQILRTWWQVAVSPRLTRRVNLAAGTGLVLLALVLMTVYLDPTAVLAEMRGAWNAHPELVVASAVVYLLSWPLRGARYRDILAELGYTERIGFLTGAVFISQTGNLVFPARAGDAVRAYVVKARRSIPYPSGFASLAVERVFDLLTITALAGTVLVGYAVLDPGSLASLAAGFTGARASGRVAVAVAAFVGAMAIAVTVLIVASARSDRNYVRAGVGRLSTDSYADYVAGVIEQFTGDVQRVTGTPAAFARVGATSLVIWTLDVVTAVLVFAAFEVDLAPGTLLAVGFFAVSVGNLAKVLPLSPGGIGLYEGAFSLLVVALVPTVAWETALGAAIVDHAVKNVVTIAGGLVAMAWLNVSLTTAVEESREAEAEAAAETD